One genomic region from Gopherus flavomarginatus isolate rGopFla2 chromosome 20, rGopFla2.mat.asm, whole genome shotgun sequence encodes:
- the NCSTN gene encoding nicastrin isoform X2 codes for MAAGAGWRMGAGERGRRGAETLFRGLLFCVLGCGFCWGNSVERKIYIPLNKTAPCVRLLNATHQIGCQSSMNGDTGVVHVVEKAQDLKWVLTDGPHPPYMVLLEGELFTRELMLQLKGSSRISGLAVAISKPSPAKGFSPGLKCPNDGFGVYSNDYGPQYAHCNWTVWNPLGNGLAYEDFNFPIFLLEDANETQVIKQCYQDHNLPQNGSVPEYPLCAMQLFAHMHAVTNTVTCMRRSSLQTAFSLNPEVCDALSDYNVWSTLKPINTSSKINPLDEVIIVATRIDSHSFFWNVAPGAESAVASFVTHLAAAEALHKVPDVQMLPRNIMFTFFQGETFDYIGSSRMVYDMKMDKFPIRLDNIHSFLELSQVALRNSSVLWVHTDPVSRRNESIQPQVETLVEALINSSVGANVTLQEVGQSQPLPPSSFQRFLRAKSIPGVVLADHRTSFQNRYYQSMYDTAENILMKYPEGLSPEETLDYVTDTAKSLAQVATVVARALYQLAGGTGNTSAIQADPRTVSRMLYGFLIKTNNSWFQSIIKQDLKGLLGDELPQHYIAVTTLVNTTQLVQYVLANLTGTVVNFTKEECLNPEKTPNPEKEMYVYTWVQGSRDSNSTSRVPFCVQSTVHLTKAASPAFELKQWGSTEYSTWTESRWKDIRARIFLIASKELEIITLVVGIAILILSLLATYFINAKAHVLFSSPGDGGAVAY; via the exons ATGGCGGCCGGGGCCGGCTGGAGAATGGGAGCCGGGGAGCGAGGGCGCCGGGGAGCGGAGACCCTGTTCCGTGGGCTCCTCTTCTGCGTGCTGGGCTGCG GTTTCTGTTGGGGCAATTCTGTAGAGAGGAAAATCTATATCCCCTTAAACAAGACTGCCCCGTGTGTTCGTCTTTTGAATGCCACTCATCAAATAGGCTGTCAAT CCTCCATGAATGGAGACACAGGAGTAGTTCATGTGGTGGAGAAGGCCCAGGACCTGAAATGGGTGCTTACTGATGGACCTCATCCCCCATACATGGTACTGCTAGAGGGGGAGCTTTTCACCAG GGAGTTGATGCTGCAGCTGAAGGGATCCTCGCGAATTTCTGGGCTGGCTGTGGCCATCTCCAAACCCAGCCCCGCAAAAGGATTCTCCCCTGGCTTAAAATGCCCAAATGATGGGTTTG GTGTCTATTCCAATGATTACGGCCCTCAGTATGCTCACTGCAACTGGACTGTGTGGAACCCTCTTGGGAATGGGCTTGCTTACGAGGATTTCAATTTCCCCATCTTTCTACTTGAAGATGCCAACGAGACTCAAGTTATTAAGCAG TGCTACCAAGACCATAACCTCCCGCAGAATGGCTCTGTCCCAGAGTACCCTTTGTGTGCCATGCAGCTTTTCGCCCACATGCATGCTGTCACCAACACGGTTACCTGCATGAGACGGAGCTCCCTCCAGACTGCCTTCAGCCTCAACCCAG AAGTCTGCGACGCTCTGTCTGATTATAATGTGTGGAGCACGCTGAAACCCATCAATACCTCCAGCAAAATAAACCCTCTGGATGAAGTCATCATTGTTGCTACTCGA ATTGACAGCCATTCATTCTTCTGGAACGTAGCCCCAGGGGCAGAGAGCGCCGTCGCCTCCTTTGTGACCCACTTGGCGGCTGCTGAAGCCCTTCATAAAGTGCCAGATGTTCAGATGCTACCAAGGAACATCATGTTCACCTTCTTCCAAGGG GAGACCTTTGATTACATTGGCAGCTCACGAATGGTATATGACATGAAAATGGACAAGTTTCCCATCCGACTGGACAACATTCATTCCTTCCTGGAGCTGAGTCAG GTGGCTTTACGGAACTCCTCTGTTCTATGGGTGCACACAGACCCTGTCTCTCGGAGGAATGAATCTATTCAACCACAG gTTGAAACCCTGGTGGAAGCTCTGATCAACAGCAGCGTGGGTGCGAATGTGACTCTACAGGAGGTCGGTCAGTCTCAGCCTCTCCCGCCTTCTTCCTTCCAGCGCTTTCTGAGGGCCAAGAGCATCCCTGGGGTGGTCCTGGCTGATCATCGCACTTCCTTCCAGAACAG ATATTACCAGAGCATGTATGACACAGCAGAGAACATCCTGATGAAATATCCTGAGGGGCTTAGCCCCGAGGAGACCCTGGACTATGTCACTGACACAGCTAAG TCTCTGGCACAAGTAGCCACAGTGGTCGCCCGTGCTCTCTACCAGCTTGCGGGGGGAACCGGCAACACCTCTGCTATTCAGGCAGATCCAAGAACG GTCTCCAGAATGCTCTACGGGTTTCTGATTAAAACTAACAACTCCTGGTTCCAGTCCATCATTAAACAGGACCTGAAAGGACTCTTGG GTGATGAACTTCCCCAGCACTATATTGCGGTTACTACGCTGGTGAACACCACTCAGCTAGTGCAGTACGTTCTGGCCAATCTCACAGGCACGGTTGTCAATTTCACCAAGGAAGAGTGCCTGAACCCTGAAAAAACACCCAACCCCGAGAAGGAA ATGTACGTTTATACATGGGTGCAGGGTTCCAGGGACTCAAACTCAACATCGCGAGTTCCCTTCTGCGTCCAGTCAACTGTCCATCTAACCAAGGCTGCCTCTCCTGCCTTCGAGCTGAAGCAGTGGGGCTCCACAGAATACTCCACGTGGACAGAGAGCCGCTGGAAGGATATCCGCGCCCGCATATTTCTCATAGCCAGCAAGGAGCTAGAG
- the NCSTN gene encoding nicastrin isoform X3 codes for MAAGAGWRMGAGERGRRGAETLFRGLLFCVLGCGFCWGNSVERKIYIPLNKTAPCVRLLNATHQIGCQSSMNGDTGVVHVVEKAQDLKWVLTDGPHPPYMVLLEGELFTRELMLQLKGSSRISGLAVAISKPSPAKGFSPGLKCPNDGFGVYSNDYGPQYAHCNWTVWNPLGNGLAYEDFNFPIFLLEDANETQVIKQCYQDHNLPQNGSVPEYPLCAMQLFAHMHAVTNTVTCMRRSSLQTAFSLNPEEVCDALSDYNVWSTLKPINTSSKINPLDEVIIVATRIDSHSFFWNVAPGAESAVASFVTHLAAAEALHKVPDVQMLPRNIMFTFFQGETFDYIGSSRMVYDMKMDKFPIRLDNIHSFLELSQVALRNSSVLWVHTDPVSRRNESIQPQVETLVEALINSSVGANVTLQEVGQSQPLPPSSFQRFLRAKSIPGVVLADHRTSFQNRYYQSMYDTAENILMKYPEGLSPEETLDYVTDTAKSLAQVATVVARALYQLAGGTGNTSAIQADPRTVSRMLYGFLIKTNNSWFQSIIKQDLKGLLGDELPQHYIAVTTLVNTTQLVQYVLANLTGTVVNFTKEECLNPEKTPNPEKEMYVYTWVQGSRDSNSTSRVPFCVQSTVHLTKAASPAFELKQWGSTEYSTWTESRWKDIRARIFLIASKELESTLEAIAEADI; via the exons ATGGCGGCCGGGGCCGGCTGGAGAATGGGAGCCGGGGAGCGAGGGCGCCGGGGAGCGGAGACCCTGTTCCGTGGGCTCCTCTTCTGCGTGCTGGGCTGCG GTTTCTGTTGGGGCAATTCTGTAGAGAGGAAAATCTATATCCCCTTAAACAAGACTGCCCCGTGTGTTCGTCTTTTGAATGCCACTCATCAAATAGGCTGTCAAT CCTCCATGAATGGAGACACAGGAGTAGTTCATGTGGTGGAGAAGGCCCAGGACCTGAAATGGGTGCTTACTGATGGACCTCATCCCCCATACATGGTACTGCTAGAGGGGGAGCTTTTCACCAG GGAGTTGATGCTGCAGCTGAAGGGATCCTCGCGAATTTCTGGGCTGGCTGTGGCCATCTCCAAACCCAGCCCCGCAAAAGGATTCTCCCCTGGCTTAAAATGCCCAAATGATGGGTTTG GTGTCTATTCCAATGATTACGGCCCTCAGTATGCTCACTGCAACTGGACTGTGTGGAACCCTCTTGGGAATGGGCTTGCTTACGAGGATTTCAATTTCCCCATCTTTCTACTTGAAGATGCCAACGAGACTCAAGTTATTAAGCAG TGCTACCAAGACCATAACCTCCCGCAGAATGGCTCTGTCCCAGAGTACCCTTTGTGTGCCATGCAGCTTTTCGCCCACATGCATGCTGTCACCAACACGGTTACCTGCATGAGACGGAGCTCCCTCCAGACTGCCTTCAGCCTCAACCCAG AAGAAGTCTGCGACGCTCTGTCTGATTATAATGTGTGGAGCACGCTGAAACCCATCAATACCTCCAGCAAAATAAACCCTCTGGATGAAGTCATCATTGTTGCTACTCGA ATTGACAGCCATTCATTCTTCTGGAACGTAGCCCCAGGGGCAGAGAGCGCCGTCGCCTCCTTTGTGACCCACTTGGCGGCTGCTGAAGCCCTTCATAAAGTGCCAGATGTTCAGATGCTACCAAGGAACATCATGTTCACCTTCTTCCAAGGG GAGACCTTTGATTACATTGGCAGCTCACGAATGGTATATGACATGAAAATGGACAAGTTTCCCATCCGACTGGACAACATTCATTCCTTCCTGGAGCTGAGTCAG GTGGCTTTACGGAACTCCTCTGTTCTATGGGTGCACACAGACCCTGTCTCTCGGAGGAATGAATCTATTCAACCACAG gTTGAAACCCTGGTGGAAGCTCTGATCAACAGCAGCGTGGGTGCGAATGTGACTCTACAGGAGGTCGGTCAGTCTCAGCCTCTCCCGCCTTCTTCCTTCCAGCGCTTTCTGAGGGCCAAGAGCATCCCTGGGGTGGTCCTGGCTGATCATCGCACTTCCTTCCAGAACAG ATATTACCAGAGCATGTATGACACAGCAGAGAACATCCTGATGAAATATCCTGAGGGGCTTAGCCCCGAGGAGACCCTGGACTATGTCACTGACACAGCTAAG TCTCTGGCACAAGTAGCCACAGTGGTCGCCCGTGCTCTCTACCAGCTTGCGGGGGGAACCGGCAACACCTCTGCTATTCAGGCAGATCCAAGAACG GTCTCCAGAATGCTCTACGGGTTTCTGATTAAAACTAACAACTCCTGGTTCCAGTCCATCATTAAACAGGACCTGAAAGGACTCTTGG GTGATGAACTTCCCCAGCACTATATTGCGGTTACTACGCTGGTGAACACCACTCAGCTAGTGCAGTACGTTCTGGCCAATCTCACAGGCACGGTTGTCAATTTCACCAAGGAAGAGTGCCTGAACCCTGAAAAAACACCCAACCCCGAGAAGGAA ATGTACGTTTATACATGGGTGCAGGGTTCCAGGGACTCAAACTCAACATCGCGAGTTCCCTTCTGCGTCCAGTCAACTGTCCATCTAACCAAGGCTGCCTCTCCTGCCTTCGAGCTGAAGCAGTGGGGCTCCACAGAATACTCCACGTGGACAGAGAGCCGCTGGAAGGATATCCGCGCCCGCATATTTCTCATAGCCAGCAAGGAGCTAGAG
- the NCSTN gene encoding nicastrin isoform X4, whose protein sequence is MAAGAGWRMGAGERGRRGAETLFRGLLFCVLGCASMNGDTGVVHVVEKAQDLKWVLTDGPHPPYMVLLEGELFTRELMLQLKGSSRISGLAVAISKPSPAKGFSPGLKCPNDGFGVYSNDYGPQYAHCNWTVWNPLGNGLAYEDFNFPIFLLEDANETQVIKQCYQDHNLPQNGSVPEYPLCAMQLFAHMHAVTNTVTCMRRSSLQTAFSLNPEEVCDALSDYNVWSTLKPINTSSKINPLDEVIIVATRIDSHSFFWNVAPGAESAVASFVTHLAAAEALHKVPDVQMLPRNIMFTFFQGETFDYIGSSRMVYDMKMDKFPIRLDNIHSFLELSQVALRNSSVLWVHTDPVSRRNESIQPQVETLVEALINSSVGANVTLQEVGQSQPLPPSSFQRFLRAKSIPGVVLADHRTSFQNRYYQSMYDTAENILMKYPEGLSPEETLDYVTDTAKSLAQVATVVARALYQLAGGTGNTSAIQADPRTVSRMLYGFLIKTNNSWFQSIIKQDLKGLLGDELPQHYIAVTTLVNTTQLVQYVLANLTGTVVNFTKEECLNPEKTPNPEKEMYVYTWVQGSRDSNSTSRVPFCVQSTVHLTKAASPAFELKQWGSTEYSTWTESRWKDIRARIFLIASKELEIITLVVGIAILILSLLATYFINAKAHVLFSSPGDGGAVAY, encoded by the exons ATGGCGGCCGGGGCCGGCTGGAGAATGGGAGCCGGGGAGCGAGGGCGCCGGGGAGCGGAGACCCTGTTCCGTGGGCTCCTCTTCTGCGTGCTGGGCTGCG CCTCCATGAATGGAGACACAGGAGTAGTTCATGTGGTGGAGAAGGCCCAGGACCTGAAATGGGTGCTTACTGATGGACCTCATCCCCCATACATGGTACTGCTAGAGGGGGAGCTTTTCACCAG GGAGTTGATGCTGCAGCTGAAGGGATCCTCGCGAATTTCTGGGCTGGCTGTGGCCATCTCCAAACCCAGCCCCGCAAAAGGATTCTCCCCTGGCTTAAAATGCCCAAATGATGGGTTTG GTGTCTATTCCAATGATTACGGCCCTCAGTATGCTCACTGCAACTGGACTGTGTGGAACCCTCTTGGGAATGGGCTTGCTTACGAGGATTTCAATTTCCCCATCTTTCTACTTGAAGATGCCAACGAGACTCAAGTTATTAAGCAG TGCTACCAAGACCATAACCTCCCGCAGAATGGCTCTGTCCCAGAGTACCCTTTGTGTGCCATGCAGCTTTTCGCCCACATGCATGCTGTCACCAACACGGTTACCTGCATGAGACGGAGCTCCCTCCAGACTGCCTTCAGCCTCAACCCAG AAGAAGTCTGCGACGCTCTGTCTGATTATAATGTGTGGAGCACGCTGAAACCCATCAATACCTCCAGCAAAATAAACCCTCTGGATGAAGTCATCATTGTTGCTACTCGA ATTGACAGCCATTCATTCTTCTGGAACGTAGCCCCAGGGGCAGAGAGCGCCGTCGCCTCCTTTGTGACCCACTTGGCGGCTGCTGAAGCCCTTCATAAAGTGCCAGATGTTCAGATGCTACCAAGGAACATCATGTTCACCTTCTTCCAAGGG GAGACCTTTGATTACATTGGCAGCTCACGAATGGTATATGACATGAAAATGGACAAGTTTCCCATCCGACTGGACAACATTCATTCCTTCCTGGAGCTGAGTCAG GTGGCTTTACGGAACTCCTCTGTTCTATGGGTGCACACAGACCCTGTCTCTCGGAGGAATGAATCTATTCAACCACAG gTTGAAACCCTGGTGGAAGCTCTGATCAACAGCAGCGTGGGTGCGAATGTGACTCTACAGGAGGTCGGTCAGTCTCAGCCTCTCCCGCCTTCTTCCTTCCAGCGCTTTCTGAGGGCCAAGAGCATCCCTGGGGTGGTCCTGGCTGATCATCGCACTTCCTTCCAGAACAG ATATTACCAGAGCATGTATGACACAGCAGAGAACATCCTGATGAAATATCCTGAGGGGCTTAGCCCCGAGGAGACCCTGGACTATGTCACTGACACAGCTAAG TCTCTGGCACAAGTAGCCACAGTGGTCGCCCGTGCTCTCTACCAGCTTGCGGGGGGAACCGGCAACACCTCTGCTATTCAGGCAGATCCAAGAACG GTCTCCAGAATGCTCTACGGGTTTCTGATTAAAACTAACAACTCCTGGTTCCAGTCCATCATTAAACAGGACCTGAAAGGACTCTTGG GTGATGAACTTCCCCAGCACTATATTGCGGTTACTACGCTGGTGAACACCACTCAGCTAGTGCAGTACGTTCTGGCCAATCTCACAGGCACGGTTGTCAATTTCACCAAGGAAGAGTGCCTGAACCCTGAAAAAACACCCAACCCCGAGAAGGAA ATGTACGTTTATACATGGGTGCAGGGTTCCAGGGACTCAAACTCAACATCGCGAGTTCCCTTCTGCGTCCAGTCAACTGTCCATCTAACCAAGGCTGCCTCTCCTGCCTTCGAGCTGAAGCAGTGGGGCTCCACAGAATACTCCACGTGGACAGAGAGCCGCTGGAAGGATATCCGCGCCCGCATATTTCTCATAGCCAGCAAGGAGCTAGAG
- the NCSTN gene encoding nicastrin isoform X1, producing the protein MAAGAGWRMGAGERGRRGAETLFRGLLFCVLGCGFCWGNSVERKIYIPLNKTAPCVRLLNATHQIGCQSSMNGDTGVVHVVEKAQDLKWVLTDGPHPPYMVLLEGELFTRELMLQLKGSSRISGLAVAISKPSPAKGFSPGLKCPNDGFGVYSNDYGPQYAHCNWTVWNPLGNGLAYEDFNFPIFLLEDANETQVIKQCYQDHNLPQNGSVPEYPLCAMQLFAHMHAVTNTVTCMRRSSLQTAFSLNPEEVCDALSDYNVWSTLKPINTSSKINPLDEVIIVATRIDSHSFFWNVAPGAESAVASFVTHLAAAEALHKVPDVQMLPRNIMFTFFQGETFDYIGSSRMVYDMKMDKFPIRLDNIHSFLELSQVALRNSSVLWVHTDPVSRRNESIQPQVETLVEALINSSVGANVTLQEVGQSQPLPPSSFQRFLRAKSIPGVVLADHRTSFQNRYYQSMYDTAENILMKYPEGLSPEETLDYVTDTAKSLAQVATVVARALYQLAGGTGNTSAIQADPRTVSRMLYGFLIKTNNSWFQSIIKQDLKGLLGDELPQHYIAVTTLVNTTQLVQYVLANLTGTVVNFTKEECLNPEKTPNPEKEMYVYTWVQGSRDSNSTSRVPFCVQSTVHLTKAASPAFELKQWGSTEYSTWTESRWKDIRARIFLIASKELEIITLVVGIAILILSLLATYFINAKAHVLFSSPGDGGAVAY; encoded by the exons ATGGCGGCCGGGGCCGGCTGGAGAATGGGAGCCGGGGAGCGAGGGCGCCGGGGAGCGGAGACCCTGTTCCGTGGGCTCCTCTTCTGCGTGCTGGGCTGCG GTTTCTGTTGGGGCAATTCTGTAGAGAGGAAAATCTATATCCCCTTAAACAAGACTGCCCCGTGTGTTCGTCTTTTGAATGCCACTCATCAAATAGGCTGTCAAT CCTCCATGAATGGAGACACAGGAGTAGTTCATGTGGTGGAGAAGGCCCAGGACCTGAAATGGGTGCTTACTGATGGACCTCATCCCCCATACATGGTACTGCTAGAGGGGGAGCTTTTCACCAG GGAGTTGATGCTGCAGCTGAAGGGATCCTCGCGAATTTCTGGGCTGGCTGTGGCCATCTCCAAACCCAGCCCCGCAAAAGGATTCTCCCCTGGCTTAAAATGCCCAAATGATGGGTTTG GTGTCTATTCCAATGATTACGGCCCTCAGTATGCTCACTGCAACTGGACTGTGTGGAACCCTCTTGGGAATGGGCTTGCTTACGAGGATTTCAATTTCCCCATCTTTCTACTTGAAGATGCCAACGAGACTCAAGTTATTAAGCAG TGCTACCAAGACCATAACCTCCCGCAGAATGGCTCTGTCCCAGAGTACCCTTTGTGTGCCATGCAGCTTTTCGCCCACATGCATGCTGTCACCAACACGGTTACCTGCATGAGACGGAGCTCCCTCCAGACTGCCTTCAGCCTCAACCCAG AAGAAGTCTGCGACGCTCTGTCTGATTATAATGTGTGGAGCACGCTGAAACCCATCAATACCTCCAGCAAAATAAACCCTCTGGATGAAGTCATCATTGTTGCTACTCGA ATTGACAGCCATTCATTCTTCTGGAACGTAGCCCCAGGGGCAGAGAGCGCCGTCGCCTCCTTTGTGACCCACTTGGCGGCTGCTGAAGCCCTTCATAAAGTGCCAGATGTTCAGATGCTACCAAGGAACATCATGTTCACCTTCTTCCAAGGG GAGACCTTTGATTACATTGGCAGCTCACGAATGGTATATGACATGAAAATGGACAAGTTTCCCATCCGACTGGACAACATTCATTCCTTCCTGGAGCTGAGTCAG GTGGCTTTACGGAACTCCTCTGTTCTATGGGTGCACACAGACCCTGTCTCTCGGAGGAATGAATCTATTCAACCACAG gTTGAAACCCTGGTGGAAGCTCTGATCAACAGCAGCGTGGGTGCGAATGTGACTCTACAGGAGGTCGGTCAGTCTCAGCCTCTCCCGCCTTCTTCCTTCCAGCGCTTTCTGAGGGCCAAGAGCATCCCTGGGGTGGTCCTGGCTGATCATCGCACTTCCTTCCAGAACAG ATATTACCAGAGCATGTATGACACAGCAGAGAACATCCTGATGAAATATCCTGAGGGGCTTAGCCCCGAGGAGACCCTGGACTATGTCACTGACACAGCTAAG TCTCTGGCACAAGTAGCCACAGTGGTCGCCCGTGCTCTCTACCAGCTTGCGGGGGGAACCGGCAACACCTCTGCTATTCAGGCAGATCCAAGAACG GTCTCCAGAATGCTCTACGGGTTTCTGATTAAAACTAACAACTCCTGGTTCCAGTCCATCATTAAACAGGACCTGAAAGGACTCTTGG GTGATGAACTTCCCCAGCACTATATTGCGGTTACTACGCTGGTGAACACCACTCAGCTAGTGCAGTACGTTCTGGCCAATCTCACAGGCACGGTTGTCAATTTCACCAAGGAAGAGTGCCTGAACCCTGAAAAAACACCCAACCCCGAGAAGGAA ATGTACGTTTATACATGGGTGCAGGGTTCCAGGGACTCAAACTCAACATCGCGAGTTCCCTTCTGCGTCCAGTCAACTGTCCATCTAACCAAGGCTGCCTCTCCTGCCTTCGAGCTGAAGCAGTGGGGCTCCACAGAATACTCCACGTGGACAGAGAGCCGCTGGAAGGATATCCGCGCCCGCATATTTCTCATAGCCAGCAAGGAGCTAGAG